In the Marinomonas algicola genome, one interval contains:
- the ftsZ gene encoding cell division protein FtsZ, with translation MSVFDLADDNVSDNAVIKVIGVGGGGGNAVRYMLENRLEGVEFICANTDSKALVGFETGVSLQLGSTITKGLGAGANPSVGRDSALEDEEKITQLISGADMVFITAGMGGGTGTGAAPVIARVARELGILTVAVVTRPFPFEGRRRARVADEGVRELRENVDSLIIVPNERLLPVLGKNISLLKAFGEANNVLFNAVQGITDLIMRPGLINVDFADVRTVMSEMGMAMMGTGTSTGEDRARVAAESAIHNPLLEDINLKGARGVLVNITANEEVGLSEFTEVGLIIEEYASEDATVVVGCAIDPSVGDEMRVTVVATGLERSESSVVDSASASLNKVVGDTVVSSVSSASVAPVSDVKSVIAPKVVSESPVQVSAPDSEKNDSDGNAKSTSSDEKLSYLDIPAFLRRQAD, from the coding sequence ATGAGTGTTTTTGATTTAGCTGATGATAATGTCTCTGATAACGCTGTAATCAAGGTTATTGGTGTTGGTGGTGGTGGCGGTAATGCTGTCCGTTATATGTTGGAAAATCGCTTAGAAGGTGTTGAGTTTATTTGTGCAAACACGGATTCAAAAGCGTTAGTAGGTTTTGAGACAGGTGTTTCTTTACAGCTTGGTTCGACAATTACTAAGGGGTTAGGTGCTGGTGCAAACCCAAGTGTCGGTCGCGATTCCGCTTTAGAGGATGAAGAAAAAATAACTCAACTGATTTCCGGTGCCGATATGGTATTTATTACGGCTGGTATGGGGGGCGGTACAGGTACGGGTGCTGCTCCTGTTATTGCTAGGGTAGCTAGAGAGTTAGGTATATTGACGGTTGCCGTTGTCACTCGTCCATTCCCTTTTGAAGGTCGTCGTCGGGCAAGGGTAGCTGATGAAGGGGTTCGCGAGCTAAGAGAGAATGTTGACTCTCTAATTATCGTACCTAATGAGCGTCTGTTGCCTGTTTTAGGTAAAAATATTTCTTTGTTGAAGGCCTTTGGTGAAGCAAATAATGTTTTGTTTAATGCCGTTCAGGGGATAACGGACTTAATCATGCGACCAGGTTTGATTAATGTGGATTTCGCCGATGTACGTACTGTTATGTCTGAAATGGGTATGGCAATGATGGGGACTGGCACCTCTACTGGTGAGGACCGTGCTCGAGTTGCCGCTGAATCGGCAATTCACAATCCGTTACTTGAGGATATTAATCTTAAAGGTGCTAGAGGTGTATTGGTAAACATCACGGCTAACGAAGAGGTTGGGCTTTCTGAATTTACAGAGGTTGGTTTAATCATTGAAGAGTATGCGTCTGAAGATGCAACTGTGGTTGTAGGGTGTGCAATTGATCCTAGTGTCGGCGACGAAATGAGAGTGACGGTTGTTGCAACAGGTTTGGAGCGTTCAGAAAGTTCTGTTGTAGACTCTGCTTCAGCATCCTTAAACAAGGTTGTGGGCGACACTGTTGTGTCCTCTGTTTCAAGTGCATCAGTTGCACCTGTTAGTGATGTTAAATCTGTTATTGCTCCTAAAGTGGTTAGTGAATCTCCAGTTCAGGTATCTGCCCCAGATTCTGAAAAGAATGACTCTGATGGTAATGCAAAGTCGACTTCCTCCGATGAAAAGCTCTCTTATTTAGATATTCCTGCTTTTCTGCGTCGACAGGCGGATTAA
- the lpxC gene encoding UDP-3-O-acyl-N-acetylglucosamine deacetylase: protein MIRQRTLKNIIRATGVGLHSGEKVYLTLKPAPVNAGIIFVRTDLEPAMEVHANAEAVGSTNLATALSSNGVTVSTVEHLLSAMAGLGVDNAYVEVSASELPLMDGSASPFVFLLQSAGLEEQNAYKKFIRIKKPVVVRDGDKFASLEPYSGFRLSFSIDFDHPAIGEDVQSTVVEFSTTSFVKEISRARTFGFMKDLEYFKNNNLARGANMENAVVLDEYRVLNDEGLRYHDELVRHKVLDAIGDLYLLGHSLIGEYKANKSGHALNNALLRELLVQEDAWEYVVFESESQLLPISYSEPVTA from the coding sequence ATGATACGTCAGCGAACCCTTAAAAATATTATTCGCGCTACAGGAGTTGGTCTGCATTCTGGCGAAAAAGTATACTTGACTCTTAAGCCAGCTCCAGTTAATGCAGGTATTATCTTTGTTAGAACTGATTTAGAGCCAGCGATGGAAGTTCATGCAAATGCTGAGGCTGTAGGCTCTACAAATTTAGCGACAGCTCTATCCAGTAATGGCGTTACCGTTAGTACTGTTGAGCATTTGCTTTCTGCAATGGCGGGCTTGGGAGTTGATAATGCTTATGTGGAAGTAAGTGCAAGTGAGTTGCCTCTTATGGATGGGAGTGCGAGTCCGTTTGTATTTTTGCTGCAATCGGCTGGTCTTGAAGAGCAAAATGCTTACAAGAAATTTATTAGAATTAAAAAGCCTGTGGTTGTTAGGGATGGAGACAAGTTTGCCTCTTTAGAGCCTTACTCAGGATTTAGGTTGTCATTTTCAATTGACTTTGATCATCCAGCGATTGGTGAAGATGTGCAGTCTACGGTTGTTGAGTTTTCAACAACGTCTTTTGTCAAAGAAATAAGTAGAGCTAGAACGTTTGGTTTTATGAAGGATTTAGAATACTTCAAAAATAACAATTTAGCTCGCGGTGCAAACATGGAAAATGCCGTTGTTCTTGATGAATATCGTGTCTTAAATGATGAGGGCTTGCGCTACCACGATGAGCTTGTTAGGCATAAGGTTCTCGATGCTATTGGTGATTTGTATTTGTTGGGGCACAGTTTGATTGGCGAATATAAGGCGAACAAATCAGGTCACGCGCTTAACAATGCATTGCTAAGAGAGCTGTTGGTTCAAGAGGATGCTTGGGAATACGTCGTTTTTGAAAGTGAAAGCCAACTATTGCCTATTTCGTATTCTGAGCCTGTTACGGCTTAG